The following proteins are encoded in a genomic region of Bosea beijingensis:
- a CDS encoding ligase-associated DNA damage response exonuclease has protein sequence MARQSARWRPSELLLPTPAGLYCPPADIHIDPVRPVARALITHGHSDHARAGHGAVLATRETLAIMALRYGEGFTGSQQVAVPGEAIRIGEVDFTFVPAGHVLGSAQIAVESRGLRIVASGDYKRERDPTCAGFEPVPCDIFITEATFGLPVFRHPSAAGEVAKLLESVRLFPERTHIVGAYSLGKAQRVMALIREAGYNRPIYIHGAVEKITAFYAAEGIPLGEIRLVSETDRKTLGGEIVICPPSATQDLWARRFPDPVTAFASGWMRIRARARQKGVELPLVISDHADWDDLLATIKEVQAGEIWVTHGEADALVHWCGTAGLKAKPLHLVGYGDENEADPVEEAANAASA, from the coding sequence GCTGGCGCCCCTCCGAATTGCTGCTGCCGACGCCGGCCGGGCTCTATTGCCCGCCGGCCGATATCCATATCGATCCGGTCCGCCCTGTGGCGCGGGCGCTGATCACGCACGGCCATTCCGATCATGCTCGGGCCGGCCATGGTGCCGTGCTGGCGACACGCGAGACCTTGGCCATCATGGCGCTGCGCTATGGCGAGGGTTTTACAGGCTCGCAGCAGGTCGCGGTGCCCGGCGAGGCCATCCGCATCGGCGAGGTCGATTTCACCTTCGTGCCCGCCGGCCATGTCCTCGGCTCCGCCCAGATCGCCGTCGAAAGCCGGGGTCTGCGCATCGTCGCCTCCGGCGACTACAAGCGCGAGCGCGACCCGACCTGTGCCGGCTTCGAGCCCGTGCCTTGCGACATCTTCATCACCGAGGCGACTTTCGGCCTGCCGGTCTTCCGCCATCCATCGGCGGCGGGGGAGGTGGCAAAGCTCTTGGAATCCGTCAGGCTCTTCCCGGAGCGTACGCATATCGTCGGCGCTTATTCGCTGGGCAAGGCGCAGCGCGTCATGGCCTTGATCCGCGAGGCCGGCTACAACAGGCCGATCTATATCCATGGCGCCGTCGAGAAGATCACCGCCTTCTATGCAGCCGAAGGCATCCCGCTTGGCGAGATAAGGCTCGTCTCGGAAACCGATCGCAAGACGCTGGGCGGCGAGATCGTCATCTGCCCGCCGAGTGCGACGCAGGACTTGTGGGCGCGCCGCTTCCCGGACCCGGTTACCGCCTTCGCATCGGGCTGGATGCGGATCAGGGCGCGGGCGCGCCAGAAAGGCGTCGAACTGCCGCTCGTCATCTCCGACCATGCCGACTGGGACGACCTGCTCGCGACGATCAAGGAGGTCCAGGCCGGCGAGATCTGGGTGACACATGGCGAGGCCGACGCGCTCGTCCACTGGTGCGGCACGGCCGGCCTCAAGGCCAAGCCGCTGCATCTCGTCGGCTATGGCGACGAGAACGAGGCCGATCCGGTCGAGGAGGCGGCTAATGCAGCTTCCGCCTGA
- a CDS encoding SGNH/GDSL hydrolase family protein, producing MPMRAAMRFLAFALPVIAATFSVGAPAQAASFSCRETPIVRSNAGLAPLSTKVSQGKALTILAIGSSSTEGVGASAKDKTYPARLQALLAKSWPNSQVEIVNAGIGGETAPQTLARLKSALAARPYDLVIWQVGTNDAVRGGDLDAFKAMIGEGIALVRDSGPALTILDPQFFPSVRDPQRYGQYVEAVGEVARREAVPVFGRYDAMREWHRSDAEAFKAALWTDGFHMSDAGYDCLARDMANAMVGMAAPARPVVAASR from the coding sequence ATGCCGATGCGCGCTGCGATGCGGTTTCTTGCCTTTGCCTTGCCTGTCATCGCTGCCACGTTTTCGGTCGGAGCTCCCGCACAAGCGGCGAGCTTCTCCTGCCGCGAGACGCCGATCGTGCGCTCGAACGCCGGGCTTGCGCCGCTTTCCACCAAGGTCTCGCAGGGCAAGGCGCTGACGATACTCGCGATCGGCTCGTCCTCGACCGAAGGCGTCGGCGCCAGCGCCAAGGACAAGACCTATCCCGCCCGTCTCCAGGCGCTGCTCGCCAAGTCCTGGCCGAACTCGCAGGTCGAGATCGTGAATGCCGGCATCGGCGGCGAAACCGCCCCGCAGACGCTCGCGCGCCTGAAGTCGGCGCTGGCCGCGCGTCCCTACGACCTGGTGATCTGGCAGGTCGGCACCAACGATGCCGTCAGGGGCGGCGATCTCGACGCCTTCAAGGCAATGATCGGCGAAGGCATCGCGCTCGTCCGCGATTCCGGCCCGGCGCTGACCATTCTCGATCCGCAGTTCTTCCCCTCGGTGCGCGATCCGCAGCGCTACGGCCAGTATGTCGAGGCCGTCGGCGAGGTCGCCCGCCGCGAGGCCGTGCCGGTCTTCGGGCGCTACGACGCGATGCGCGAATGGCATCGCTCCGATGCCGAGGCCTTCAAGGCCGCGCTCTGGACCGACGGTTTCCATATGAGCGATGCGGGCTATGACTGCCTCGCCCGCGACATGGCCAATGCCATGGTCGGCATGGCCGCGCCCGCGCGCCCGGTCGTCGCGGCTTCGCGCTGA
- a CDS encoding cisplatin damage response ATP-dependent DNA ligase, with protein MNRFAWLLDRLAYEPRRNAKIALIANYLRTTPDPDRGYALAAMTGGLVFRNAKAGLIRTMIAERTDPVLFALSYDYVGDLSETVALIWPARHGANAVPHLPEVVESLREAGKTDLPRLVAGWLDALDETGRWALLKLITGALRIGVSARLAKTAAASLGGVPPDEVEQVWHGLEPPYAELFAWLEGRGARPEARDPAPFRPVMLSHPIEDDDFDKLDPAEFSAEWKWDGIRVQAVSGRKADGTRVTRLYSRTGEDIAGAFPDLVEELTIDGALDGELLVMRESAVQSFNTLQQRLNRKTVTAKMLGEFPAHIRVYDLLVDGEEDIRNLPLEERRQRLEAFLSRLASIRFDLSPVIPFASWDELTAARADPAGAGADADAEAVEGCMIKRRDSPYLPGRPKGYWWKWKRDARLVDCVLMYAQRGHGKRSSFYSDYTFGVWRVGEDGGQELVPVGKAYFGFTDEELIEIDKYVRKNTLNRFGPVREVTHEAGSGLVFEVAFEGLQRSTRHKSGLAMRFPRINRIRWDKPPREADHIEVLEALLPTNG; from the coding sequence ATGAACCGCTTCGCCTGGCTGCTCGATCGGCTCGCTTATGAACCGCGGCGCAATGCCAAGATCGCGCTGATTGCCAATTACCTGCGCACCACGCCCGATCCCGATCGCGGCTATGCGCTGGCGGCGATGACCGGCGGCCTCGTATTCCGTAACGCCAAGGCCGGGCTGATCCGCACCATGATCGCCGAGCGCACCGACCCGGTGCTCTTCGCACTGTCCTATGACTATGTCGGCGATCTCTCGGAGACGGTCGCGCTGATATGGCCGGCCCGGCACGGCGCCAACGCGGTGCCGCATCTGCCGGAGGTGGTCGAAAGCCTCCGAGAGGCCGGCAAGACCGATCTGCCGCGTCTCGTCGCCGGCTGGCTCGATGCGCTCGACGAGACCGGTCGCTGGGCCCTGCTCAAGCTCATCACCGGGGCCTTGCGCATCGGCGTCTCGGCGCGGCTCGCCAAGACGGCGGCCGCCAGCCTCGGTGGCGTACCACCCGACGAGGTCGAGCAGGTTTGGCATGGGCTGGAGCCGCCCTATGCCGAGCTTTTCGCCTGGCTGGAGGGCAGGGGCGCCCGGCCCGAGGCGCGTGATCCCGCGCCGTTCCGCCCGGTCATGCTTTCGCATCCGATCGAGGACGACGATTTCGACAAGCTCGACCCGGCCGAATTCTCTGCCGAATGGAAATGGGACGGCATCCGCGTCCAGGCGGTGAGCGGCCGCAAGGCCGACGGCACTCGCGTGACCCGGCTCTATTCCCGTACCGGCGAGGATATCGCCGGCGCCTTTCCCGATCTCGTCGAGGAACTGACGATCGACGGCGCGCTCGACGGCGAGTTGCTGGTGATGCGCGAAAGTGCCGTCCAGAGCTTCAACACCCTCCAGCAGCGGCTCAACCGCAAGACCGTCACGGCGAAGATGCTGGGCGAGTTCCCCGCTCATATCCGCGTGTACGACCTGCTCGTCGACGGCGAGGAGGATATCCGGAACCTGCCGTTGGAGGAGCGGCGCCAGCGGCTTGAAGCCTTTCTCTCGCGCCTCGCCAGCATCCGCTTCGATCTCTCACCAGTCATTCCCTTCGCCTCATGGGACGAACTGACGGCGGCCCGCGCCGATCCGGCCGGGGCCGGGGCGGACGCCGATGCGGAAGCGGTCGAAGGCTGCATGATCAAGCGTCGTGATTCGCCTTATTTGCCCGGCCGCCCCAAGGGCTATTGGTGGAAATGGAAGCGCGATGCCCGGCTCGTCGACTGCGTGCTGATGTATGCCCAGCGCGGCCATGGCAAACGCTCCTCCTTCTATTCCGACTATACCTTCGGCGTCTGGCGTGTGGGCGAGGATGGCGGGCAGGAACTGGTGCCGGTCGGCAAGGCCTATTTCGGCTTCACCGACGAGGAACTGATCGAGATCGACAAATATGTCCGCAAGAACACGCTGAATCGCTTCGGCCCGGTGCGCGAGGTCACGCATGAGGCTGGGTCCGGCCTCGTCTTTGAAGTCGCCTTCGAGGGCTTGCAGCGCTCGACGCGGCATAAATCCGGTCTGGCCATGCGTTTTCCCCGGATCAACCGTATCCGCTGGGACAAGCCGCCGCGTGAGGCCGACCATATCGAAGTGCTCGAAGCGCTGTTGCCGACCAATGGTTGA
- a CDS encoding response regulator transcription factor — protein MSKQPSTRIVIADDHPLFRGALRQAVSSALGGAEVSEVGSLEALTEALASGGDADLVLLDLTMPGVQGFSGLLFLRADHPEIPVIVVSANDDPAVIRRCIEFGALGFLPKTADVAQMGEAIRVVLDGGVWTPPGVDLSAPVDAEIADMVRRMSTLTPQQVRVLMMLSEGLLNKQIAYELGVSEATVKAHVSAILTKLDVDSRTQAVIAASKIAGTAWATAGASATA, from the coding sequence ATGAGCAAGCAGCCTTCGACGCGGATCGTCATCGCGGACGATCATCCGCTGTTTCGCGGCGCGCTGCGTCAGGCGGTGTCGAGCGCGCTCGGCGGCGCCGAGGTCAGCGAGGTCGGCTCGCTCGAGGCTTTGACCGAGGCTCTGGCCAGCGGCGGCGATGCCGATCTCGTCCTGCTCGATTTGACCATGCCGGGCGTGCAGGGTTTTTCCGGTCTGCTCTTCCTGCGCGCCGACCATCCTGAAATCCCGGTCATCGTCGTCTCCGCCAATGATGATCCGGCGGTGATTCGCCGCTGTATCGAGTTCGGCGCGCTCGGCTTCCTGCCCAAGACCGCGGACGTCGCGCAGATGGGCGAGGCGATCCGCGTCGTGCTCGACGGCGGCGTCTGGACGCCGCCCGGCGTCGATCTCTCCGCCCCGGTCGATGCCGAGATCGCCGACATGGTCCGCCGCATGTCGACGCTGACGCCGCAGCAGGTGCGTGTGCTGATGATGCTGTCGGAGGGACTTCTCAACAAGCAGATCGCCTATGAGCTCGGCGTCTCCGAGGCGACGGTGAAGGCCCATGTCTCGGCGATCCTGACCAAGCTCGATGTCGACAGCCGCACGCAGGCCGTAATCGCCGCCTCGAAGATCGCTGGCACCGCCTGGGCTACGGCGGGCGCCTCCGCGACCGCCTGA
- a CDS encoding DUF6460 domain-containing protein, with amino-acid sequence MERFLGGSPLSVLVRLIFISLLVGAAMAFLGLSPHSLYEAAARFLRSITGLGFGAVRELGQWVIAGALIVVPLWLLMRLFAARK; translated from the coding sequence ATGGAACGGTTTCTCGGCGGCTCGCCTCTCAGCGTCCTCGTCCGCCTGATCTTCATCTCGCTTCTGGTCGGCGCGGCCATGGCCTTTCTCGGCCTCTCACCGCATAGCCTCTACGAGGCCGCCGCGCGCTTCCTGCGCTCGATCACCGGGCTCGGCTTCGGCGCAGTGCGCGAGCTCGGCCAATGGGTCATCGCCGGCGCGCTGATCGTCGTGCCGCTCTGGCTGCTGATGCGGCTCTTCGCGGCGCGGAAGTAA
- a CDS encoding quinone-dependent dihydroorotate dehydrogenase yields the protein MIGGLFNLARPLIHRMDAETAHRLSVTALATAPALKPGADDPVLATEAFGLSFSNPVGLAAGFDKNAEAIDGALGLGFGFVEVGGVTPLPQPGNPRPRVFRLLEDEAVINRYGLNSEGMEAVAKRLQARLRRNGLVGVNLGANKESADRAADYATLARRLAPLADFLTINVSSPNTPGLRDLQAESALDDLVARTLAARDEVATVGQRTPILIKIAPDLTLPELDGMIAVARKRNIDGLIVSNTTIARPDSLRSASRAETGGLSGKPLFTASTRILAEAFLRVEGQFPLIGVGGVDSAETAFAKIRAGATLVQFYSAMVFKGPGLAKEIKTGLATRARRAGLTRLTALIGRDAAAIARGERL from the coding sequence ATGATCGGTGGCCTGTTCAACCTCGCCCGGCCGCTGATCCACCGCATGGATGCGGAAACGGCGCATCGCCTGTCAGTCACGGCACTTGCCACGGCACCCGCCCTCAAGCCGGGCGCCGACGATCCCGTGCTCGCGACGGAGGCGTTCGGGCTGTCCTTCTCCAATCCGGTCGGTCTCGCCGCCGGCTTCGACAAGAATGCGGAGGCGATCGACGGCGCGCTGGGGCTCGGCTTCGGCTTCGTCGAGGTCGGTGGCGTGACGCCGCTGCCGCAACCCGGCAACCCCCGCCCCCGCGTCTTCCGCTTGCTGGAGGACGAGGCCGTCATCAATCGCTACGGCCTCAACAGCGAGGGCATGGAGGCGGTGGCGAAACGGCTGCAGGCCCGCCTGCGCCGCAATGGGCTCGTCGGCGTCAATCTCGGCGCCAACAAGGAATCGGCAGACCGCGCCGCCGATTATGCGACGCTGGCGCGCCGTCTCGCCCCTCTCGCCGACTTCCTGACGATCAATGTCTCCTCGCCGAACACGCCAGGTCTGCGCGACCTGCAGGCGGAAAGCGCGCTCGACGACCTCGTGGCGCGCACGCTCGCGGCGCGGGATGAGGTCGCGACCGTTGGCCAACGCACGCCGATCCTGATCAAGATCGCGCCGGACCTGACCCTGCCCGAGCTCGACGGCATGATCGCCGTCGCGCGCAAGCGCAATATCGACGGGCTGATCGTTTCGAACACCACGATCGCGCGCCCGGACAGCCTGCGCAGTGCCAGCAGGGCTGAGACCGGCGGGCTTTCCGGCAAGCCGCTCTTCACCGCCTCGACCCGCATCCTGGCCGAGGCCTTCCTGCGGGTCGAAGGGCAGTTCCCGCTGATCGGCGTCGGTGGCGTCGATTCGGCTGAGACCGCCTTCGCCAAGATCCGCGCCGGCGCGACGCTGGTGCAGTTCTACTCGGCGATGGTGTTCAAGGGGCCTGGGCTCGCCAAGGAGATCAAAACCGGCCTCGCTACGCGGGCACGGCGCGCCGGCCTCACGCGCCTGACCGCCCTGATCGGGCGTGATGCGGCTGCGATCGCGCGCGGCGAAAGGCTCTGA
- a CDS encoding DUF952 domain-containing protein: MPLIYKICPAALWSEAEAKGRFDGAPVDHADGFIHFSTGTQVAETAAKHFAGQDGLLLIAIDDERLGSALRYEPSRGGALFPHLHAPLDPKVIRWIAPMPLKGDGSHTLPETLA; this comes from the coding sequence GTGCCCCTGATCTACAAGATATGCCCCGCCGCGCTCTGGTCGGAAGCCGAGGCCAAGGGCCGTTTCGACGGCGCTCCCGTCGATCACGCCGACGGCTTCATTCATTTCTCCACGGGCACCCAGGTCGCCGAGACCGCGGCAAAGCATTTCGCCGGACAGGACGGGCTCCTGCTCATTGCCATCGACGATGAGCGCCTCGGTTCGGCCCTGCGCTACGAGCCGTCGCGCGGCGGCGCCCTGTTCCCGCATCTCCATGCCCCGCTCGATCCAAAGGTGATCCGCTGGATCGCCCCCATGCCGCTGAAGGGCGACGGCAGCCACACCCTACCGGAGACGCTCGCATGA